A genomic stretch from Brachyhypopomus gauderio isolate BG-103 unplaced genomic scaffold, BGAUD_0.2 sc43, whole genome shotgun sequence includes:
- the trip11 gene encoding thyroid receptor-interacting protein 11 isoform X1 yields MSSWLGGLGSGLGQSLGQVGGSLSSFTGQISNFTKDILLEGAEEVGDAATELQVSNSKLAELQSAYYAQKAEYERLRRINAELEEKLEASEIQVKQQSLDYRTLLQQKEVDISHLKARQNSLQEEVQKLRGSAHDLGPAASDHAVLPVTVTTVATTATSSSYLSRPSTAHHGFHGDEVDLSDVLWSQQEINRLSNEVHRLEADVAHWRRVATAQTSKLSGAENAEQGEILKLQKTIKELRESIGREVDEHQHELAALQDAHRQKMSDLTKRHREELAEYEERIEELEEQLQSEGGAALTTLAAPLDPYKLEELQATVRSLQEQAELQSKERRELMASLEGAGRQIAELEREKEEAKAENAELLQNYSRLQSSVSELQTRVQEQEGKAILKAHQDSEIQALRRALAVAEKEVSRLTEVSESKAEVEHADILELNTIISALRQEKEALVNQKSVLTERLRLADEKLVSGEAETSEDLHLAVPSLKSQLEQKEQDLRQAHLSIDTLSVELEELDRQNQEATQHLISLKDQLAGQKSQAEAEITCLKSELATSFHDKETLQQELETQMEKLSQSAFTLNELHMGRQQLESIVKELRDKLSKSQESGKEARQEASNLKRELQEKETQLAAVRDELSRTKEQGDEVEGQQLVLEVKDKEIQTLMKELGELKVSYEKTSSEDFELKMESKKLKEQCVQALEKVENLERQLRDSQASSSRVTLEKDTRIEALRLEKNQIEGELCQAERQLSDQAKQYQQTIEDLTRARTLDASALQMEHERAVKLNQDKDLMIAELKRELDQVVSDHKDTSEMLNMTVAGQKQLTDLLQEKDAFAESLKAQSSEAQKEAEAVVSQARRENDALRKSVEEKDKQLGAMKEENSHLKEEIDRLRDQQSRPQPLSEPRTLDIITELETEVTQLKASKERLEAEVGGLSTSSEEQKELLLQSQQALQVHQNELEQARFRHEQSTLNYETLIGTKDAEIGRLQAEIERLSEQRQGHPRTVDILQEDKTHPLGGENGNEKHDLSKVEIERLVKGIKEKETEIIQLNEKNLSLTKQLDQLVVSRDELGKLSQMVLQKDLEIQALHARVSGGHGQDLLLLQQQVQAYAVEREQVLAVLNEKTRENSHLRSEYHRIMDIVAAKEAALLRLQQENQRLSSMSDPSGSQEMFRETIQNLSRIIREKDIEIDALTQKCQTLVTVLQVSGGDSGRGGSGSGVSSNQFEELLQERDTLKQQVKKMDEWKQQVITTVKNMQHESAQLQEELLKLQGQVSADSDCSSQLSVDYARLIQSYEQKEQKLGNLSQELAHVQQTISQLTSTKDVLLGKLDGVAQTPDAPTPSAQVAGQQVEVAALSLQGAAPRLQNENLLTELESLRRMLAEKENLIRTLQENNHRLANSASLSESEQRGHVEELRQARDKMDNLLRSLREKDLLIKTKGDQLNQVSESLRNRENDNEVLKQAVTNLKERALILELDVKKLREENESVAVKSREKETEFRALQETNMQVSLLLREREFEWKAMSEKAAAVEKLLKDRDQGKSGELNQLLNEVKSMQEKAVLFQQERDQVMLALKQKQMETTALAAELQRAGERERRQTQELERLRRHLLDVEESYTREALASEERQQQLRRRLAMLDEKLASSSSAVESASQQASLQVESLQEQLNGVVKQRDEALLQLRTAQEQVNQYAVSLSNLQMVLEQFQQEEKAMYSAELEKHRKEKDQWRKKAEALEDKASALQLNLDEANAALDSASRLTDQLDVKEEHIEELQKQVALKQEMLDEAQKKLTSLLNSTESKVDRDLMRNLFLGYFHTPKNKRADVLRLMANVLGLARDEVDKLLYEEGGRGVTGWVSGWLGGNRTQSVPNTPQRPTQGQNLNGSFSEMFVKFLEVESSPAVPAPKLPVYDIKPLSAPPPGRSSASTLATGAAGPGRRGLESNPFLAPRSAAVPLLAGGSVGGAGGGTGGHLLMKPISDTLPTFTPVPVAAEASAGAVLKDLLKQ; encoded by the exons ATGCGGCCACCGAGCTGCAAGTGTCCAACTCTAAGCTGGCTGAACTGCAGTCTGCATATTATGCACAAAAGGCCGAG TATGAGCGTTTGAGGAGGATCAACGCTGAGTTGGAGGAGAAGCTGGAAGCGTCTGAGATCCAGGTCAAACAGCAGTCGCTGGATTACAGGACTCTGTTGCAGCAGAAAGAG GTGGACATTAGCCATTTGAAAGCCCGCCAGAACAGTCTGCAGGAGGAGGTTCAGAAACTGCGAGGCTCCGCCCATGACCTCGGCCCGGCTGCTTCTGACCACGCTGTTCTCCCTGTTACCGTTACCACCGTCGCCACCACGGCAACATCCTCTTCCTACCTTTCCCGCCCTTCGACCGCACATCACGGTTTTCATGGCGACGAAGTGGACCTGAGCGATGTCCTGTGGTCGCAGCAGGAAATCAACAGGCTGTCCAATGAGGTTCATCGCCTGGAGGCGGACGTAGCCCATTGGAGGAGAGTGGCAACTGCCCAG ACGTCTAAACTCTCAGGAGCAGAAAATGCTGAGCAGGGAGAGATCCTGAAACTGCAAAAAACCATCAAA GAGCTGCGGGAGTCAATTGGGCGGGAAGTTGACGAGCACCAGCACGAGTTGGCGGCACTGCAGGATGCCCATCGGCAGAAAATGTCCGACCTCACAAAACGCCACAGGGAGGAACTAGCTGAGTATGAGGAGAGAATTGAAGAGCTAGAGGAACAGTTACAGAGCG AAGGTGGTGCTGCACTTACCACCCTAGCAGCACCACTGGACCCTTACAAGCTCGAGGAGCTGCAGGCCACTGTGCGTTCCCTACAAGAGCAGGCGGAGCTTCAGAGCAAGGAGCGTCGTGAGTTAATGGCGAGTCTTGAGGGGGCGGGTCGTCAGATAGCGGAGTTGGAGCGCGAGAAGGAGGAGGCCAAGGCGGAGAACGCTGAACTCCTTCAGAACTACAGTCGCCTCCAGAGTTCTGTCAGCGAGCTCCAGACCCGTGTGCAGGAGCAGGAGGGCAAAGCCATTCTCAAAGCCCACCAAGACAGTGAGATACAGGCCTTGAGAAGAGCGCTTGCAG TTGCAGAAAAAGAGGTGTCCAGATTGACTGAA GTGAGTGAATCGAAGGCGGAGGTGGAGCACGCTGACATTCTGGAGCTTAACACAATCATCAGTGCACTAAGACAAGAGAAGGAGGCGCTGGTGAACCAGAAG TCAGTGTTGACTGAGAGACTAAGGCTAGCTGATGAGAAGTTGGTGTCGGGTGAAGCAGAGACCTCCGAGGATCTCCACCTGGCTGTCCCCAGCTTGAAGAGCCAGCTGGAGCAGAAGGAGCAGGACCTCAGACAAGCACATCTCAGCATAGACACACTCTCAGTGGAGCTGGAGGAACTCGACCGGCAGAACCAGGAAGCCACCCAG CATCTCATCAGTCTGAAAGATCAACTGGCTGGACAGAAGTCCCAGGCTGAAGCTGAGATTACCTGTCTGAAGTCTGAGCTCGCCACCTCGTTCCATGACAAGGAGACACTACAACAAGAACTGGAGACTCAAATGGAGAAACTTAGTCAGAGTGCCTTTACCCTCAATGAGCTCCACATGGGGAGACAACAGCTGGAGTCCATAGTGAAGGAGCTGAGGGACAAGCTAAGCAAGTCCCAGGAGTCTGGTAAGGAGGCGCGTCAGGAAGCCTCCAACCTGAAGAGGGAGCTGCAAGAAAAGGAAACTCAGCTGGCTGCTGTTCGTGACGAGCTGAGTCGAACAAAGGAACAGGGTGATGAAGTTGAGGGTCAGCAGTTGGTTCTCGAAGTAAAAGATAAGGAAATTCAGACTTTGATGAAAGAACTAGGAGAATTAAAGGTCTCATATGAGAAAACATCATCTGAGGACTTTGAGCTGAAGATGGAGAGCAAAAAGTTGAAAGAACAATGTGTTCAGGCTCTTGAGAAAGTTGAGAATCTTGAGCGGCAGTTACGAGACAGCCAGGCTTCCAGCAGCAGAGTAACCTTGGAGAAGGACACTCGTATTGAAGCTTTGAGATTGGAGAAGAACCAGATAGAAGGGGAGCTGTGTCAAGCAGAAAGGCAACTGTCAGATCAGGCTAAACAGTACCAACAGACCATAGAGGATCTGACTAGAGCTCGTACTCTGGACGCCTCTGCGTTGCAGATGGAGCACGAGCGTGCCGTGAAGCTAAATCAGGACAAGGACCTGATGATTGCAGAACTGAAACGTGAGCTGGACCAGGTTGTGTCCGACCACAAAGACACCAGTGAGATGCTAAACATGACCGTGGCCGGACAGAAGCAGCTTACAGACCTTCTACAGGAGAAGGATGCTTTTGCAGAGTCACTCAAAGCTCAATCCTCTGAAGCACAGAAGGAGGCGGAGGCCGTCGTCTCGCAGGCTAGGCGAGAAAACGACGCCCTCAGGAAATCGGTAGAGGAGAAGGACAAGCAGCTCGGGGCCATGAAGGAAGAGAACAGCCATCTGAAAGAAGAAATCGACCGTCTGAGAGACCAGCAGAGCCGACCGCAGCCGCTGTCCGAACCAAGGACGCTGGACATCATCACGGAGCTGGAGACTGAGGTCACGCAGCTCAAAGCCTCAAAAGAGCGACTGGAGGCAGAGGTGGGGGGATTGAGCACCTCCTCAGAAGAGCAAAAGGAATTGCTTTTACAGTCGCAACAGGCTCTACAAGTGCACCAGAACGAGCTGGAGCAGGCCCGGTTCAGACACGAGCAGAGCACGCTCAATTATGAAACGCTCATTGGCACCAAAGATGCGGAAATTGGACGTCTACAGGCAGAGATAGAAAGGCTGAGCGAGCAGAGACAAGGTCACCCTCGGACTGTGGACATCCTTCAAGAAGACAAGACTCACCCGCTTGGTGGTGAGAATGGCAATGAGAAGCATGACTTATCCAAGGTGGAGATTGAAAGACTCGTGAAGGGCATCAAGGAGAAGGAGACCGAGATTATCCAGCTAAACGAAAAGAACCTTTCTTTGACCAAACAGCTGGACCAGCTTGTGGTCTCTCGCGACGAACTTGGCAAATTGTCACAGATGGTCCTTCAGAAGGATCTAGAAATCCAGGCACTACACGCACGCGTTTCAGGAGGACATGGCCAGGACCTCTTGTTGCTCCAGCAGCAGGTGCAAGCGTATGCAGTGGAACGAGAGCAAGTTCTCGCCGTGCTGAACGAGAAGACGCGCGAGAACAGTCATCTGCGCTCGGAATACCATCGCATCATGGACATCGTGGCAGCCAAAGAAGCCGCCTTGCTTAGACTTCAGCAGGAAAACCAGCGTCTATCCTCCATGAGTGACCCTTCTGGTAGTCAGGAAATGTTCAGAGAGACCATCCAGAACTTGTCTCGAATCATCCGTGAGAAGGACATCGAGATCGACGCCCTCACCCAGAAATGCCAAACGCTGGTCACTGTGCTTCAGGTGTCTGGCGGAGACTCTGGAAGGGGTGGATCGGGCAGCGGCGTGAGCAGCAACCAGTTCGAGGAGCTTCTGCAGGAGCGAGACACCCTCAAGCAGCAGGTGAAGAAGATGGATGAGTGGAAGCAGCAGGTGATTACCACGGTGAAGAACATGCAACACGAGTCTGCGCAGCTTCAGGAGGAACTCCTCAAACTTCAGGGGCAGGTGTCCGCGGACAGCGACTGCAGCTCCCAGCTGTCCGTCGACTACGCCAGGCTCATCCAGAGCTATGAGCAGAAGGAGCAAAAGCTAGGAAACTTGAGTCAAGAGCTCGCCCATGTCCAGCAGACCATAAGCCAGCTCACCAGCACAAAAGACGTCCTGCTCGGGAAGCTGGACGGCGTTGCTCAGACTCCCGACGCTCCTACGCCATCTGCCCAGGTGGCTGGACAGCAGGTCGAGGTTGCAGCTCTGAGCCTCCAGGGGGCAGCACCGCGCCTCCAAAATGAGAATCTGCTGACTGAACTGGAATCCTTACGGAGGATGCTAGCAGAGAAGGAGAACCTGATAAGAACTCTTCAGGAGAACAACCACCGCCTGGCGAATTCGGCATCCTTGTCGGAGAGCGAGCAGAGAGGGCACGTGGAGGAGCTGAGGCAGGCGCGGGACAAGATGGATAACCTGCTGCGCTCCCTCCGAGAGAAGGACCTGCTCATCAAGACCAAGGGAGACCAGCTGAACCAG GTGAGTGAGAGTTTGCGAAACCGCGAGAACGATAACGAAGTTTTGAAGCAAGCCGTCACCAACCTGAAGGAGCGCGCCCTGATCCTGGAGCTGGACGTGAAGAAGCTGCGGGAGGAGAACGAGAGCGTAGCGGTGAAGTCGCGCGAGAAGGAGACGGAGTTCCGCGCGCTGCAGGAGACCAACATGCAGGTGTCGCTGTTGCTACGGGAACGCGAGTTCGAGTGGAAGGCGATGAGCGAGAAGGCCGCAGCTGTGGAAAAGCTGCTAAAAGACCgtgatcag GGTAAGTCAGGGGAACTGAACCAGCTGCTTAACGAGGTCAAGTCCATGCAGGAGAAGGCGGTTTTGTTCCAGCAGGAACGAGACCAAGTGATGCTGGCTTTGAAACAGAAGCAGATGGAGACCACCGCCCTGGCGGCTGAG CTGCAGCGTGCGGGCGAGCGCGAGCGGAGGCAGACACAGGAGCTGGAGAGACTGCGGCGCCACCTGCTGGACGTGGAGGAGTCGTACACGCGCGAGGCCCTGGCCAGCGAGGAGCGCCAGCAACAACTCCGCCGCAGGCTGGCGATGCTCGACGAGAAGCTCGCCTCGTCCTCCAGCGCCGTGGAGAGCGCCAG TCAGCAGGCCAGTCTGCAGGTGGAGTCTCTGCAGGAGCAGCTCAACGGTGTGGTCAAGCAGAGAGACGAGGCCCTGCTCCAGCTTCGTACTGCACAGGAGCAGGTCAACCAGTACGCAGTATCCCTCTCCAACCTGCAGATGGTGCTAGAGCAGTTCCAGCAAG agGAGAAGGCCATGTACTCAGCTGAGCTGGAGAAGCACAGGAAAGAGAAGGACCAGTGGAGGAAGAAAGCAGAGGCCCTGGAGGACAAGGCTTCCGCTCTgcag CTCAATCTAGACGAGGCGAATGCAGCCCTGGATTCAGCCTCTCGCCTCACCGATCAGCTGGACGTGAAGGAGGAGCACATAGAGGAGCTGCAGAAGCAAG TGGCTCTCAAGCAAGAGATGCTGGATGAAGCCCAGAAAAAGCTGACCAGCCTTCTCAACAGCACAGAGAGCAAAGTAGACAG agaCCTGATGAGGAATCTGTTTTTGGGATATTTCCACACCCCCAAAAACAAGCGCGCAGACGTCCTGAGATTGATGGCTAATGTGCTTGGATTGGCACGAGATGAAGTGGACAAG CTGTTGTATGAAGAGGGAGGCAGAGGGGTGACTGGTTGGGTCTCTGGCTGGTTGGGGGGCAACAGAACACAGAGtgtccccaacacaccccagaGACCCACACAAGGCCAGAACCTCAACGGG TCTTTTTCTGAGATGTTTGTAAAGTTCCTGGAAGTGGAGTCCAGTCCAGCCGTCCCTGCTCCTAAACTGCCTGTTTACGACATCAAGCCCCTGAGTGCGCCCCCTCCTGGACGGAGTAGCGCCAGCACGCTTGCAACAG GAGCGGCAGGTCCTGGTAGACGTGGCCTGGAGTCCAACCCTTTCCTGGCACCTCGTTCCGCTGCTGTCCCTCTGTTGGCAGGCGGGTCAGTGGGCGGAGCCGGGGGCGGGACCGGCGGGCACTTGCTTATGAAGCCCATCTCAGACACTCTGCCCACATTCACGCCCGTGCCTGTGGCAGCAGAGGCCAGCGCCGGGGCCGTGCTCAAAGACCTGCTCAAGCAGTGA